The Synchiropus splendidus isolate RoL2022-P1 chromosome 8, RoL_Sspl_1.0, whole genome shotgun sequence nucleotide sequence GAAACGAAAGAAACGAAAAACAGGGGGGGTTGTgatcaaaaatgtaattttggaGACCGATTTAAATGACATTATTGAATACGGAAATCAAGCGATGCAGAATCTGATCTGTGTTGGTTATTTAGCAGTAAGAAATAGAAAAATTTAGAACTCAAATTTAGACAACACTATGCAAAAGTAGCCAAAAGAGGGAGACAAAGCTATTCTACAGTTTGTGACAAACGGACGCTGCTCGACAGGATTCACATTAACACAAAGTAAATATAGACGTTTGCGTtcataataaattattattattattattttattagtcCCTAACGAATATTGCACAATGTTTTATAAGACATTTATTGGATTTAATTTAAATCTGTAATTGTATTTCATGATGTATGATGCTCTATATTTGTCGATTTCttcacttctttattttttactcGTGTAAATGTAATTTGacgtaaaaaaatgaaagtgttaaAGGGCGATTGACAAGCAGATCTGACCAATGAGAAGACCTGAAAGACGTTCTTGTGCCGTCCTCAGCCAATCGTGGCGGGAGGAGGCGGGGTCTTGTTCACTCCATCACGGCAGGAGTATGAAGTTTGGCTCGTCAGTGgacaacagctgctgctgcgagAGAATGGTGCACCTTGGTGCCAGCGGGTGCGCAACATTCTCCAACTCTGCTTCGTCCCCCCGCAACTTTGACCGCTGTGGTTAGTCCGAGTGAGTCGACGCTCCAAATGGCTGGGATTATTCCTCCGCCGCACCTGCACAGGACCGCTTGGATTCTACTCGCGCTGCTTGTGATGAGTGATGCGTTCACGCCGGTTTTTGACAGTTACGGTTTGTCATACGCTCTGAGGTCCGAGCTGTCTGAGGATACCATCCTGGTCGCCAACAATGGGATCCGCGTGCCTTTTGGAAGATCCGTGTTTATCGATCCCATCAATGATTTGGTCACCCAAGTTCAGCCCGGGGATCGGTGCAGTATAACAGTCCTGGATAACGACCCGCTTTCCCAACGACCCGGTTCGCTGTCGCCCAAAAAGTTTCCGTGTGAATTCGGCCCTAACGACGTCAAGTACTCCCACTTCGGCTCCAGGAGTCCTCCCAGGGACCGAGTGAAATTGCAACTCAGGTATGACACGCAGACGGACACGATCATCATACCGTTCATGGTGGAGGTGGAAGTTGTTTTCACACAGCTGGAGGTGCTGACCAAAAACATGCCGCTCACTGTAGAGCGACTGCTGGGCACCAGCCACCCTATTGATAGGCGGATTTTGGAATTCACCTATGATAGAAGCACGCAGGAATGCAAGATCGCCTccttgtccagcagcagctcgctGCCCAGGTATGGCAAACTGGCGGATGAAAGCAGACTGGGAACAATGGTGGACTGTGACTCcttcattaaaatgaacattCGCTATCAGCACACTTTTGCTTTGAAGTCGCCCAACAGAGATTACATCCCCATGTTCTTGGAGTTGCACGATAAAGAGGGCAACTTGCTCAAACAGGAACATTTCCAAATTTTAGTGAGGATtagagagggagaggaaaacACTGCCCCGAAGCCCAGCTTTGTGgctatgatgatgatggaggtggaCCAGTTTGTGATGACAGCCATCACCACTGACATGTTGGCCGCCGAGGATGTGGAGTCGAATCCTGACCAGTTAGTTTTTAACATCACGTCCCCCATGTCCTATGAGGAGGGGTACATTGTTAGCACGGATGATAGGAACTTGCCAATAACCTCGTTCCACCAAGGAGACCTCAAAGACTTGAAAATTGCCTACAAACCCCCTGCTGTGGATTCAGACACCGAGCGGATTTTCCAGATTGAGTTTGAGGTGGTGGACACCGAGGGGGCCGTGTCAGACCCCTTCGCTTTCATGGTAGTTGTTAAGCCGATGAACACTTTAGCGCCTGTGGTGACCAAAAATACAGGGCAGTTATTATATGAAGGTCAATCCAGGCCTCTGTCTAGTTCCCAAAATTTGGAAATCAGTGACGAGGACAATCTGGAGAAAGTGAGAATCACTGTCATTAACGGCCTGCGGCACGGAGACTTAACTGCTCTTGGCTCCAGAAGGAAATTTTTCACCCCAGCAGACCTAAACACAGGAGGTGTCATTTATCAACACGATGGCAGCGACACATACAGCGATAATATAATTTTCAGAATGACAGATGGCGCGCATGAAGTGGAATTTCTCTTTCCGATCACCGTCGTGCCAATGGATGATGAGCCGCCCATAATCAACGCCAACACTGGTTTAGTTTTATTCAAAAACCAGATGATGCCAATCTCCTCGCTCATCCTCAGCGCAGCTGATATTGACTCAGAGGATTCCACCATAAAATTCACCATGCAGCCTCCCTTTTCTGCGATCGGGAAGGTGCTGCTGCGACAGTCGGACGCCCCCGAGGACCCATCGACCTGGAAGTTTAACACAGAGGATGAAGTGTATGAGAAAGTGGTGACGGAGTGGCTGCAGCAGGATATTATTGACGGCAAACTGTTTTACAAACACGTTGGGCCCCACAGCACCGGCACCGTCATTGATCAGTTTGTGTTTAGAGTTCAGGATGATAATGACCCGCCGAACCAATCAGGCGAGAGCTCATTTATCATCAAGATTCTGCCCATCGACGACCTCCCGCCTGAGCTGCACCCAGAAACCACTTTGCAGATGACTGTACACGAGTATCAGCTTACCTACTTTCGCAAGAAATTCCTCCGCTACACTGACCTGGATTCGGAAGATAGGGAATTAAAGTACACTGTAGTCCAGGCCCCGACCGACACGGATGAGAATAACCCTGTCATACTGGGAGCTCTAGTTTTGACCGAGAATCCAAACACTGAGGTTCATATTTTCACCCAGGCGCAGATAAATCACCACAAAATAGCTTACAAACCACCTGATTTGGAGTTAGGGATCACGAGCCGTGTTCTGCAGTTTAAATACAAAGTGGAAGATGTTTCAGGAAACAGAGCCGACGGCGTCTTCACCGTATTCCTGAAGCCTGTGAACAATAAGCCCCCTCAAATAACCAACTCTGGGTTCACTGTCTTTGAGCGAGGCACGCATGTCATCACATCAGCAGAGCTACAcaccacagacacagacactgaCAGCAAACAAATATCCTTCACCGTTTCTCAGCCTCCTTTGCATGGCAGAATTCAGTTCTCATTCTCCGACATGTCAAGAGGAGACAGCTTTCGACTTGAGGATATCGAAAGTAATAGAATCTCTTACATCCACAATGGAGATGAGTCGACAGTAGATTCAATACACATTGATGTCAGCGATGGGGTCCACGTTGTCCCAATTGCTATTAGAATTAGCGTGAAGCCTGTTGATGACGAGATTCCAACCATCGCTCTGCCGGCCGGTACGATCGGATCATATATAGATGTTCTGGAAAATGGGGCGACCGAAATAACAAGCAATGTTATTCAGGGTAGAGACGAAGACACGGATGACCTTAGATTGACGTTCATCGTCGAAGACGCGCCTTCGCTGGGAGAGATTCTGGTTAAAGGTGTTCCGTCGGATTTGTTCACCCAAGCGGACGTCATCAACGGCCACGTGGTGTACACGCACACAAGCGGAGAAATCGGCATTTCCACAAAGGAGGACTTTTTTAATCTCACACTGACTGACATGTCAGATGAGTGGACCGTCGGTGGTAATAAGATCACTGGAGTCAGAGTTCACGTCACCATTCTTCCTCTAGACAGCCAGGCTCCCGAGGTCTTCGTGGGGCCGCAATTCACCGTCGCGGAGGGCGAGAAAAACGCCATCCAGATTGGTCACATAAGCGCCAACGATGTCGACACCCCGTATGAGGACTTGCTTTGCACCATTATCGTTCAGCCGACGTCAGGTTATGTGGAAAATATCTCCCCTGCGCCAGGATCAGAGAAATCCAGATCTGGAACTGCTATTAGTGCTTTCACCATCAAGGACATCAGACTAAATCATATTTATTATGTTCAAAGCATTCACAAAGGCGTGGAGCCGGTGGAGGACAGGTTTACATTCAGATGCTCTGACGGCATCAATTTCTCTGAAAGGCACTTTTTTCCCATCTCCATAATCCCCTCTAATGATGAGAAGCCCGAGATTTACATGAGAGAGTTTGTGGTTATGGAGGGCATGAACATAGTCATTGACACTCCTATTTTGAACGGCGCTGATGCAGATCTCCCCTCAGATCATCTGACTTTTATTATCACTAAGCCTCCGAGGCATGGATTTATCCTCAATCAGCTCACAACGGGCACCATCCAGGTCTCAAACTTCACCTTGGATCAGATCCGGGAGGCTTCCAGCATCGTATATGAGCACGATGACTCAGAGACCACGGAGGACAGCTTTGATATCGTCCTCACAGATGGAAAGTTCAGCGTGGAGAAAACAGTCATGGTGATGATCATCCCCGTGGACGACGAAACCCCGAGGATGATAATCAATGACGGCCTTGACATTGAGGTGGGGGAGGTGAAAGTGATaaacagcaacattttaaaAGCCACCGATCTGGACTCGGAAGATAGCGGGCTAACTTATATCATTCGCTATGGGCCAAGTCAAGGGTATTTGCAAAAAACGACGCCGACCGGGTCGCTGCAAAACATTACCGTCGGTATGAACTTCACCCAGCAGGACATAGACCAGGGTTTCATCATGTACATGCATAACGGACAGGAGGGAGTCCGGGACCTTGTCAAGTTTGATGTGACCGATGGAATCAACCCTTTGATCGACAGATACTTTTACGTCACAGTGGATGGGATTGACATGGTTTTCCCGGATGTCATCAGCAAAGGGGTATCTCTCAAAGAGGGCGGCCGTGTGACTCTGACTACAGATCTGCTCAGCACTAGCGATCTGAACAGCCCAGATGAACACTTGGTGTTTACTATCACACGGGCACCTATGAGGGGACACCTGGAGTGCACAGACACCCCTGGGATGCCCATTTCCTCCTTCTCACAGCTCCAGCTGGCAGGCAGCAAGATCTACTATATACACACTGCGGACGACGAAGCAAAGATGGATAGCTTTGAATTTGAAGTGACTGATGGGTACAACCCAGTCTTCCGCACTTTCCGCATCTCTATCGCCGGAGTAGACAATAAAAAGCCCGTGGTGAGGGTGCACGGCCTGGTGGtgacggagggagaaaacaagctCATCACTCCTTTTGAGCTAACAGTTGAAGACAGAGACACTGTTGACCGCCTCCTGAAGTTCACGGTCACTCAAATTCCTGTTCATGGTCGCCTGCTCTTCAACAACACCCGCCCTGTCACCTCCTTCACAAAGCAGGACCTGAATGAGAACTTGATCAGCTACAGGCATGATGGCACCGAGAGCGCGGAGGACAGTTTCTCCTTCACTGTCACAGACGGAACACACACTGACTTTTACGTCTTCCCAAATACAGTGTTTGAAACCCGTAGGCCCCAAGTGATGAAGATTACCGTGCTCCCGCTGGATAATGGAGTGCCACAGATAGTTGTTAACAAGGGTGCCCCAACGTTGAGGGTGCTAGATACGGGTCACCTTGGCTTTGTAATCACCAGCAAGACTCTCAAGGCGGAGGACAGAGACAGCATCCAGGGGTCCGTAATCTTCCGGATCACCGCGGCTCCAGTGCACGGCTACCTGATCAACTTGGCCAGAGGAAATGCAACAATCAGCACCTTCACACAAGGTAAGAGTGCGGCAGGATTTCTATCAGCCTTGCAATATTGTTTAACTCGTTGAAATTAATGTGCCGCAGAGATTCGTACATCTCAGCAGTATTGGAGCCACACTCGTTTTACATTCACACTGCTTGCTAAATTTACTCTCCTCTGGTTCTTGAGGAATGCTCACTTCAaccataaatgtttttattttcacacacacaaggctGATCATTTACTGAAATGAAATATGGCAGCGCCTCAGGCTTGCTAGAACTCAGACTCATACATTTCTCTTTGAGGGATAAATGATCTGCTCATTATCAGAGTGATATTTTCATACAGAAGCCGCAAGGTTTCTGTAGATAATTGGCAGGTTTGAATGTGTCAGACGGAGAGCCCTGACCGCTGCTGAATCCTACCTATCACAGCTGCGGCATCAATATACAGTCAGCATCATAGCATATACTGAGATGCGATTCTCCTGAGGCCCATTCAGTATTTCAAGAGGCTTCACTAGAGTAAACAGACAGTAAATAAAGACACAATCTCTTGGGCATTTGAAAAATTGTGGCACTTTAATGCATCGATTTCTCTAAAGGGAAGTGTTTTGACATTAAACATTGACAACAGTGAGGACATTAAACTTCACAATCTCTCTGATCGCAGCCTCTGAAAAAGTGTCTTGTTTGGCAACGTGCTATCAGGATGACAAACAAGGCCCTTGCGAAAGAGCCCTGAGAATCAAGCAATTTTTTATGTTCAGTGTCATTCCTGAGTCAAACAGATTTAAAGCTCCTGTTGCCCAGAACGGTCCCCTCATATCCTCCTGCACAATGCAGCACACAGTGCTGTCATTGCGTCGATTTAACAACCGCTCAAAATTCCTGATCAACAAATGCAACTTTGCAAGGTCAAATTCAAAGTCTTTGAATATATATGATCTGAGTATGCTATAAACACCAGGCCATattgacacaaacacatctctGTTTCAGCGGATATTGATGACATGAGCGTCTGCTACGTCCTGAAAAGTGGTGCCAATGCTACCAGTGACATCTTCCACTTCTCCATTGAGGACAGTGGTAAGTTGCCTTACGATGGTTGACCCCTATATAGCGCAAGGTCTGGAATGGTTTCTGCAGCATGTGTGGTTCGcactttcatcatcatcttgtaACGCAAAGGACTTCAGTCATCATGAGGTTTCTTGGGGGGGATTTTTCCACGAATAACACAgcgaaaaccgtcatgttcatgtccacctccatgatgtgttatgcaTTATCCGTTGTTcccatgtttccactttgttttaattcatTCGATCATATGATATTTCATCTTTGctgtggcagctctcatttgaCCACCTAGCTTCACTGCCATGCTACATGTGGTGAAAACCCTAATCAGCAAGTGTCTAATAAAATATGTGATAAATTGCTGGAAATTTTGATGGTTGAGGGAATCACACCCAATTTTCTCTTTGTTTGagcttttaaaatgactttactGATTCACTTGGCAGCATGCTGGGGGTACATAGAGTTATCCCCATGAGGAATCATTCTTTATTGGCTCTATATCAGAAGgtgtgtccttgagcaaggcatTTAAGCTGCTTACAACCTGGCAAAGATGATAGAATCCACACAGACTCACTTGTTTGTGGTTGCTTGGAAGAGAATCAGTCCTCCTTTGTTGGATGAAGTTATCAATTTTGGCTTGTGTTTAAGTTTCTTTGTCTTACCTGAAGGACTGAAAGGAAGTCAAGTGTACAGGAGAATGGTAACTTTCTCAGAGACATGGTTGGCACTCTAGTTACAAATGTGTAGTGAATTCTATATATATTCGATATAATTTCTATGGTTTGGACCAAATTTGGTGAGTCAGGTTTTCTGGTTAGCCCTCAATTTACTGGTTTTTGGAGCCAGTATGTTTTCCACCGCCGTGTGTTCTTCAGGTGTGTTGTAGGAATTGATCTACTTTCACTTAATAACCTCGTTAAATATTTTCTGCAAATAATAGGTCATTATAGTCaagtgttttcacaaaataCATGCAATTTTCTCCAGACTGCATGATAGCACTTTTGCTATGCTTTCAGTGCcgatgtttttgttctgtctgtATTAATTTGGGCTGAAATTATGTGTCTGAGAAGGCGTTCGCAAGCAACTGGTGACAGCGGACACAGTAGCATCGGGGGTTTCTTGACAGTGATGGAGAGGTTTTTGCAAAGGAACTGAGTGagaataaatatattgtgaGATTATGTCGtcattatttatattgtattaGGAAACAGAGGAACATGTTTGGTTGTTGTGCCTTGGGACTTGGTTAAATTGTGCTGTAGCTTGAATAGCTGTTCTTGCTTCATGTTGCTACAAGGTTGCTAATGCCAACCCACTGTtgaaacacattgttttaaagAGGTGCTATTTGTTTTCGGGTCAAATCTATTGAGTAGCttcaaatattaatttgaagctactgttgaattatttttagAACTCTCTATTCTTCGTTTTTTCATTATCCCAACCCATAACCATGTGTTGTTTCCCGATCCCTCCCTCAGCTATGTTCTTATTCATGTTGTGGACATAACATAAAGTGCTGTTTTACTGATCCCTAAAGGTGTTTATATGGGTTTTGTTACATGTTCCCTCAATGTCAGCAGAAAAGTTTTAGCATACAGTAAGtcgttttttttccttaaatgtGATGGGTCATGTCCACCAAACTGTCCACTGCGACTGAAGATGGCATGGCCATCTGAGAAGCACACTTAATCCACTGAGCCTTTGTAGTGGAGAGAGCCAAAAACACTTATTCTGTGGAGATTTCTTTCCATCAAGCCTGTTCCGTCCGTCGTGTTTTTGTCCTGGGTGGCGTGTTGCAGATCATGTAACTTGTTAAAAGGAAACTTATTCTTTAGACCTATGTTTAAAACTAGGTTTGTCCTAACATCTGCATGAACATCACATTGCAGTATTCCATAAGGCACGGGGTAGGTTCACATGcaccctttgcctgtatttatatGGCCCTAAtgagcaaaactacaaaatatttgtttttcatcattcatttcttgTGAAATTCTAAACAGAACATCATTA carries:
- the frem2b gene encoding FRAS1-related extracellular matrix protein 2b isoform X2, yielding MAGIIPPPHLHRTAWILLALLVMSDAFTPVFDSYGLSYALRSELSEDTILVANNGIRVPFGRSVFIDPINDLVTQVQPGDRCSITVLDNDPLSQRPGSLSPKKFPCEFGPNDVKYSHFGSRSPPRDRVKLQLRYDTQTDTIIIPFMVEVEVVFTQLEVLTKNMPLTVERLLGTSHPIDRRILEFTYDRSTQECKIASLSSSSSLPRYGKLADESRLGTMVDCDSFIKMNIRYQHTFALKSPNRDYIPMFLELHDKEGNLLKQEHFQILVRIREGEENTAPKPSFVAMMMMEVDQFVMTAITTDMLAAEDVESNPDQLVFNITSPMSYEEGYIVSTDDRNLPITSFHQGDLKDLKIAYKPPAVDSDTERIFQIEFEVVDTEGAVSDPFAFMVVVKPMNTLAPVVTKNTGQLLYEGQSRPLSSSQNLEISDEDNLEKVRITVINGLRHGDLTALGSRRKFFTPADLNTGGVIYQHDGSDTYSDNIIFRMTDGAHEVEFLFPITVVPMDDEPPIINANTGLVLFKNQMMPISSLILSAADIDSEDSTIKFTMQPPFSAIGKVLLRQSDAPEDPSTWKFNTEDEVYEKVVTEWLQQDIIDGKLFYKHVGPHSTGTVIDQFVFRVQDDNDPPNQSGESSFIIKILPIDDLPPELHPETTLQMTVHEYQLTYFRKKFLRYTDLDSEDRELKYTVVQAPTDTDENNPVILGALVLTENPNTEVHIFTQAQINHHKIAYKPPDLELGITSRVLQFKYKVEDVSGNRADGVFTVFLKPVNNKPPQITNSGFTVFERGTHVITSAELHTTDTDTDSKQISFTVSQPPLHGRIQFSFSDMSRGDSFRLEDIESNRISYIHNGDESTVDSIHIDVSDGVHVVPIAIRISVKPVDDEIPTIALPAGTIGSYIDVLENGATEITSNVIQGRDEDTDDLRLTFIVEDAPSLGEILVKGVPSDLFTQADVINGHVVYTHTSGEIGISTKEDFFNLTLTDMSDEWTVGGNKITGVRVHVTILPLDSQAPEVFVGPQFTVAEGEKNAIQIGHISANDVDTPYEDLLCTIIVQPTSGYVENISPAPGSEKSRSGTAISAFTIKDIRLNHIYYVQSIHKGVEPVEDRFTFRCSDGINFSERHFFPISIIPSNDEKPEIYMREFVVMEGMNIVIDTPILNGADADLPSDHLTFIITKPPRHGFILNQLTTGTIQVSNFTLDQIREASSIVYEHDDSETTEDSFDIVLTDGKFSVEKTVMVMIIPVDDETPRMIINDGLDIEVGEVKVINSNILKATDLDSEDSGLTYIIRYGPSQGYLQKTTPTGSLQNITVGMNFTQQDIDQGFIMYMHNGQEGVRDLVKFDVTDGINPLIDRYFYVTVDGIDMVFPDVISKGVSLKEGGRVTLTTDLLSTSDLNSPDEHLVFTITRAPMRGHLECTDTPGMPISSFSQLQLAGSKIYYIHTADDEAKMDSFEFEVTDGYNPVFRTFRISIAGVDNKKPVVRVHGLVVTEGENKLITPFELTVEDRDTVDRLLKFTVTQIPVHGRLLFNNTRPVTSFTKQDLNENLISYRHDGTESAEDSFSFTVTDGTHTDFYVFPNTVFETRRPQVMKITVLPLDNGVPQIVVNKGAPTLRVLDTGHLGFVITSKTLKAEDRDSIQGSVIFRITAAPVHGYLINLARGNATISTFTQADIDDMSVCYVLKSGANATSDIFHFSIEDSGGNRLKKQQFRLNWAWISLEKRRYVVDEEVKFLEVVLKRRGYLGETSFVSIATTDGSAKKDRDFRGKSQKQVQFNPGQSTATWKVRILSDTEYEVSETFQIVLSEPVMAVLEFPDVATVEILDPDDESTVFIPSAVYNIEEDVGELLVPVRRSGDVAQEMMVVCHTQQVSATGTVPTTVLSYSDYISRPEDHHSVLRFDKGEVEKPCRVVIIDDSLYEDEESFNVTLSMPMGGRLGSEFPSARITIIADMDDVPVFYFGNTHYHVDESDAFVEVQVWRTGSDLAKGATVTVRSRKTDPVSAEAGVDYVGISRNLDFAPGVTMQTFRVNILDDLGQPVLEGPEMFQLLLQMPMNGILGEPNKALIVINDSLSDLPKMQFRHPVHIGSENSGQVSAMVYRSGDISHRSTVRCYSRQGTAQVMMDFVERPNTDASIITFLPGEIEKPCVLILVDDTEHEENEELRLVLGSPKSLSPFGAAVGKQNETLIKIKDDADKAIIKFGETKFSVNEPKESGQVSVVIIPVLRVGDTSKVSVVRVHTKDGSATSGEDYHPISEELVFKEGDTVHSVEVEVLYDGVREMREAFTVHLKPDENMVAETQMSKAIIYIEESNSMADVTFPSVPRVVSLLHYDVVDRSTRLVPVAGYPIVCVTACNPKYPEYDKTGSICVSENINNTLTRYRWLVSAPTGRDGVTSPMREVDFDTFFTSSKLITLDSVYFQAGSRVQCAARAVNSNGDEGLELSSPIVSISREEGMCQPRVPGTVGAEPFSAKLRYTGAEDSEHPNLIKLTVTMPHMDGMLPVISTRPLSNFELTLSPDGTRVGNHRCSNLLDFTEIQTRYGFLTHATKNTEVIGETAPYQYSATLRGANTLRFYRNLNLEACLWEFNSYYDMSELLSDCGGNIGTDGQGLMVGVKKG
- the frem2b gene encoding FRAS1-related extracellular matrix protein 2b isoform X1 encodes the protein MAGIIPPPHLHRTAWILLALLVMSDAFTPVFDSYGLSYALRSELSEDTILVANNGIRVPFGRSVFIDPINDLVTQVQPGDRCSITVLDNDPLSQRPGSLSPKKFPCEFGPNDVKYSHFGSRSPPRDRVKLQLRYDTQTDTIIIPFMVEVEVVFTQLEVLTKNMPLTVERLLGTSHPIDRRILEFTYDRSTQECKIASLSSSSSLPRYGKLADESRLGTMVDCDSFIKMNIRYQHTFALKSPNRDYIPMFLELHDKEGNLLKQEHFQILVRIREGEENTAPKPSFVAMMMMEVDQFVMTAITTDMLAAEDVESNPDQLVFNITSPMSYEEGYIVSTDDRNLPITSFHQGDLKDLKIAYKPPAVDSDTERIFQIEFEVVDTEGAVSDPFAFMVVVKPMNTLAPVVTKNTGQLLYEGQSRPLSSSQNLEISDEDNLEKVRITVINGLRHGDLTALGSRRKFFTPADLNTGGVIYQHDGSDTYSDNIIFRMTDGAHEVEFLFPITVVPMDDEPPIINANTGLVLFKNQMMPISSLILSAADIDSEDSTIKFTMQPPFSAIGKVLLRQSDAPEDPSTWKFNTEDEVYEKVVTEWLQQDIIDGKLFYKHVGPHSTGTVIDQFVFRVQDDNDPPNQSGESSFIIKILPIDDLPPELHPETTLQMTVHEYQLTYFRKKFLRYTDLDSEDRELKYTVVQAPTDTDENNPVILGALVLTENPNTEVHIFTQAQINHHKIAYKPPDLELGITSRVLQFKYKVEDVSGNRADGVFTVFLKPVNNKPPQITNSGFTVFERGTHVITSAELHTTDTDTDSKQISFTVSQPPLHGRIQFSFSDMSRGDSFRLEDIESNRISYIHNGDESTVDSIHIDVSDGVHVVPIAIRISVKPVDDEIPTIALPAGTIGSYIDVLENGATEITSNVIQGRDEDTDDLRLTFIVEDAPSLGEILVKGVPSDLFTQADVINGHVVYTHTSGEIGISTKEDFFNLTLTDMSDEWTVGGNKITGVRVHVTILPLDSQAPEVFVGPQFTVAEGEKNAIQIGHISANDVDTPYEDLLCTIIVQPTSGYVENISPAPGSEKSRSGTAISAFTIKDIRLNHIYYVQSIHKGVEPVEDRFTFRCSDGINFSERHFFPISIIPSNDEKPEIYMREFVVMEGMNIVIDTPILNGADADLPSDHLTFIITKPPRHGFILNQLTTGTIQVSNFTLDQIREASSIVYEHDDSETTEDSFDIVLTDGKFSVEKTVMVMIIPVDDETPRMIINDGLDIEVGEVKVINSNILKATDLDSEDSGLTYIIRYGPSQGYLQKTTPTGSLQNITVGMNFTQQDIDQGFIMYMHNGQEGVRDLVKFDVTDGINPLIDRYFYVTVDGIDMVFPDVISKGVSLKEGGRVTLTTDLLSTSDLNSPDEHLVFTITRAPMRGHLECTDTPGMPISSFSQLQLAGSKIYYIHTADDEAKMDSFEFEVTDGYNPVFRTFRISIAGVDNKKPVVRVHGLVVTEGENKLITPFELTVEDRDTVDRLLKFTVTQIPVHGRLLFNNTRPVTSFTKQDLNENLISYRHDGTESAEDSFSFTVTDGTHTDFYVFPNTVFETRRPQVMKITVLPLDNGVPQIVVNKGAPTLRVLDTGHLGFVITSKTLKAEDRDSIQGSVIFRITAAPVHGYLINLARGNATISTFTQADIDDMSVCYVLKSGANATSDIFHFSIEDSGGNRLKKQQFRLNWAWISLEKRRYVVDEEVKFLEVVLKRRGYLGETSFVSIATTDGSAKKDRDFRGKSQKQVQFNPGQSTATWKVRILSDTEYEVSETFQIVLSEPVMAVLEFPDVATVEILDPDDESTVFIPSAVYNIEEDVGELLVPVRRSGDVAQEMMVVCHTQQVSATGTVPTTVLSYSDYISRPEDHHSVLRFDKGEVEKPCRVVIIDDSLYEDEESFNVTLSMPMGGRLGSEFPSARITIIADMDDVPVFYFGNTHYHVDESDAFVEVQVWRTGSDLAKGATVTVRSRKTDPVSAEAGVDYVGISRNLDFAPGVTMQTFRVNILDDLGQPVLEGPEMFQLLLQMPMNGILGEPNKALIVINDSLSDLPKMQFRHPVHIGSENSGQVSAMVYRSGDISHRSTVRCYSRQGTAQVMMDFVERPNTDASIITFLPGEIEKPCVLILVDDTEHEENEELRLVLGSPKSLSPFGAAVGKQNETLIKIKDDADKAIIKFGETKFSVNEPKESGQVSVVIIPVLRVGDTSKVSVVRVHTKDGSATSGEDYHPISEELVFKEGDTVHSVEVEVLYDGVREMREAFTVHLKPDENMVAETQMSKAIIYIEESNSMADVTFPSVPRVVSLLHYDVVDRSTRLVPVAGYPIVCVTACNPKYPEYDKTGSICVSENINNTLTRYRWLVSAPTGRDGVTSPMREVDFDTFFTSSKLITLDSVYFQAGSRVQCAARAVNSNGDEGLELSSPIVSISREEGMCQPRVPGTVGAEPFSAKLRYTGAEDSEHPNLIKLTVTMPHMDGMLPVISTRPLSNFELTLSPDGTRVGNHRCSNLLDFTEIQTRYGFLTHATKNTEVIGETAPYQYSATLRGANTLRFYRNLNLEACLWEFNSYYDMSELLSDCGGNIGTDGQVLNLVQSYVTLRVPLHVSYVFHSPVGVGGWQHFDLQSELRLTFVYDTAILWRDGIGSPPEAELQGALYPTSMRINSLGRLVVNFRTEARFRGLFVFAHPASSLTSMVMCPDHPGLTFNLTLVRSEPTYNQPIQQWTFVSDFSVRDYSGTYTVKLVPCTSPPSLEYTIPPVCNPREPVTFDLDIRFQQVSDPVAAEFSLNTEMLLLSKRSLWLSDGSMGFGQQSDTAFSQGDVIYGRVMVDPVQNLGDSFFCTIEKVFLCTGADGYVPKYNPSNFEFGCLADASSLLYRFKIIDKAQPETQARSFGNIPFNAILAVDDPGALALVRQPGSDGFRMESSALFQVSAGREWFIHTIYTVRSRENANRGIGKRSLEYHVMSRHAAPSGPHRLRRSTSGVTEMVEEIGASNNRGTNILHITLDRSSQRRTSPDRKVYTKGMVPHEVNQRGEGDDGLLLIIGVIVGLLLLALIVIVVVLMLRSKRDRKEVPKNSSSTEPMMSGGLADSSEV